CGACGACCAGCTGCGCACGTCGGTGCCCAACATCTACGCGATCGGCGATGTCGCCGGGCCGCCGATGCTGGCGCACAAGGCCAGCCACGAAGGCGTCCAGGTCATGGAGATGCTCGCCGGCCTCGCGACGCATTCGATCGACGCCTCGTTCATCCCGAACTGCACGTACTGCCAGCCGCAGGTCGCGTCCATCGGCCTGACCGAGGCCAAGGCGCGCGAGGCGGGGCTGGACATCAAGGTCAGCAAGTTCCCGTTCATCGCCATCGCCAAGGCCGTCGCGATCGCCGAATACGACGGCTGGGTGAAGATCGTCTCGGACGCGAAGTACGGCGAGATCCTCGGGGCGACGATCGTCGGCCCCGAGGCGACCGAGTTGATCCACGAGCTCGTCCTCGCCCGGTCTGCCGAACTGACCGCCGACGACCTCGCCGCCGCCGTCCACGCCCACCCGACGCTGTCCGAGGCGGTGCACGAGGCGGCCCTCGGCGTCGGCGGGCTGCCGCTCCACATCTAGTCCGCCGCGAGCCCGTCGCGGCCGGTTCACCCCGGACCATCATCGACGCGGTCGGCCGTCGACCCGCGCAACACGACACGAGAGAGGCAAGCGAGATGTCAGTTCCACCCGATCTGCGCTACACCGCCGAGCACGAGTGGGTCCGCGATGCCGCCGACGGCCACGTCGCCATCGGCATCACGGACTTCGCCCAGGAGCAGCTGGGCGACGTCGTCTACGTTGAGCTGCCCAAGGTCGGTGCCTCGCTGGTGGCGATGCAGCCGTTCGGTGTCGTCGAGAGCGTCAAGGCGGCCAGTGACCTCTACAGCCCGCTGACCGGCACCGTGGTGGCCATCAACCCCGCCCTGGCCGACACGCCCGAGCTTGTGAACACCGACCCGTACGGCGAGGGCTGGATGATCACGCTTGCACCGTCCGCACCGGCCGAACTCGACGGCCTCATGTCCCCCGGGGCGTACGGCGAGCACATCGCCGCCGGTTAGTGGCGTCCGCCATCACCCGTGCCAACTGCGCCTTCCCGACCTCGTGAACCCCCACCCCTCGACGGAGCGACCGCCGCGCATGGCGACCCCCAACCACGACCACCATTCCATCGCCGACCTAGAGGCCGTCCGGCGCCGGCTGGCCGTGGCCAGCATCCGGATGACCACGGCCGCCGAGAGCGGCCATCCGTCGACGTGCCTCAGCTGTTCGCACCTCGTCACCGCGCTCTATTTCGCCGGCCTGATGCACTACGATCCGCTGCGCC
Above is a window of Candidatus Avedoeria danica DNA encoding:
- the gcvH gene encoding glycine cleavage system protein GcvH, whose amino-acid sequence is MSVPPDLRYTAEHEWVRDAADGHVAIGITDFAQEQLGDVVYVELPKVGASLVAMQPFGVVESVKAASDLYSPLTGTVVAINPALADTPELVNTDPYGEGWMITLAPSAPAELDGLMSPGAYGEHIAAG